The following proteins come from a genomic window of Leptospira bandrabouensis:
- a CDS encoding lysophospholipid acyltransferase family protein — protein MKDLFIAPRFEFPIALGLDISFPILSKLLFNIDGVEITKEDELRLKEIKNKRVIYLSNQPTDLEPIIAYYVANKIGTRFHFMASRSIFNWGFGLVGEVIKRVGAFSIISGRLNRNAIKTTKQILAEADGKLVMYPEGMVSGENDNLVSFMPGVAQVSFWGLEAALEKDPHAELWIQPTFVKYKISGSRDSILADIETSLSRIERKLKLYPGGRTLLRRFLTVGRVILEETEFELGIPRAETDGKDFDYRLGRARHTALNLAASILGVKFQESDNAIQKLRLLFMTIESLEAGSPLSTTPKNLTDQNIRRAKQLVDTAYAFIITKPKNLIQWPSAERLMEWICSFEKHIFGKTEMRARYAHVVVAQTFSVAPYYKIYQSNKKDGVQSLLTDMRKEMETLLERGKKESEPLVPPYSVGLDLQIG, from the coding sequence ATGAAAGATCTTTTTATTGCTCCACGTTTTGAATTTCCCATTGCATTGGGCTTGGATATAAGTTTTCCTATTCTTTCCAAACTCCTTTTCAATATTGATGGAGTGGAGATAACAAAAGAAGATGAACTTCGTTTAAAAGAAATCAAAAATAAACGAGTCATATACTTATCTAACCAACCAACAGATTTAGAACCAATCATTGCATATTACGTAGCCAATAAAATTGGAACAAGATTTCATTTTATGGCATCTCGAAGTATTTTTAATTGGGGATTTGGTTTGGTAGGTGAAGTGATCAAACGAGTAGGCGCTTTTTCTATCATTTCAGGTAGGTTAAATCGTAATGCGATTAAGACCACAAAGCAGATATTAGCTGAAGCAGATGGCAAACTTGTCATGTATCCAGAAGGGATGGTTTCTGGAGAAAATGATAATTTAGTATCGTTTATGCCGGGTGTGGCCCAAGTTTCCTTTTGGGGATTAGAAGCTGCATTGGAAAAAGATCCACATGCTGAATTGTGGATCCAACCCACCTTTGTGAAATATAAAATTTCCGGTTCGAGGGATTCCATCCTTGCCGACATTGAAACTTCGCTTTCTCGGATCGAACGTAAACTCAAACTTTATCCCGGTGGACGTACTTTATTAAGAAGATTTCTAACTGTTGGTCGCGTGATTTTGGAAGAAACTGAATTTGAATTAGGAATTCCTCGTGCGGAAACGGATGGAAAAGATTTTGATTATCGTTTAGGAAGGGCAAGACACACGGCACTGAATTTAGCGGCTTCGATCCTGGGTGTAAAGTTTCAAGAATCGGACAATGCCATCCAGAAACTAAGGCTTCTTTTTATGACCATCGAAAGTTTAGAAGCGGGTTCTCCTCTTTCCACTACACCTAAGAATCTAACGGATCAAAATATTCGTAGAGCCAAACAGTTGGTAGACACTGCCTACGCCTTTATCATTACCAAACCAAAGAATTTAATCCAATGGCCTTCTGCCGAACGTTTGATGGAATGGATTTGTAGTTTTGAAAAACATATTTTTGGGAAAACTGAAATGAGAGCAAGATATGCACATGTGGTAGTTGCACAAACATTCTCCGTTGCACCTTATTATAAGATTTACCAATCAAACAAAAAAGATGGGGTTCAAAGTTTACTTACCGATATGCGCAAAGAAATGGAAACATTGTTGGAAAGAGGAAAAAAAGAAAGTGAACCTTTAGTTCCTCCTTATTCTGTGGGTCTCGATTTACAAATTGGTTAG
- a CDS encoding OmpA family protein — protein MVIQVKPKIHPSSIAKTASFFHFPYQFFKKYPDLCFVKTPYRLILLCFVIFLTLEGSTPVPTEKTSFQWKWKENQVLELNEYHNVFFRVGAKTVEREDKNRVVMKPKKCTPDSCLVNSWFDTYIRYGKTSGPFWKDKEFTSDFTLFRNGRYEVPNEFTMPNLRSFPSFPETPVSVSDVWKLPAEESFDFNSERIRVKVIPEYTFQGIFPWSEGNYKGNCEKITYTYPIFYSKPDGEKMVPNVPYKIFGFASGTVFFNATRGVPEFKEVKLSYTFIYPNGTVQEANFHIKGIYFLRNQINTKDKESIREDILGDLIVGYTGDPNGSKLGDRIKDHNNDKEPNGKNLGRITDTGEIPRPEKDSSLEKLPVSVRTSEDGIVFSLDSILFDFNDSKLKPDAETAVAKIAEILKKYPDREIRVSGHTDNIGKKEYNRKLSEDRAKSVLHSLVDNHKMDEKHISFKGYADDLPIAPNDSEENRHKNRRVEITLVLD, from the coding sequence ATGGTAATTCAGGTAAAGCCAAAAATCCATCCTTCGTCAATCGCAAAAACCGCTAGTTTTTTCCATTTCCCCTATCAGTTTTTCAAAAAATACCCCGATCTTTGTTTTGTGAAAACTCCCTACCGATTGATTTTACTTTGTTTTGTAATATTTCTAACCTTAGAAGGTTCGACCCCTGTTCCTACTGAGAAAACCAGCTTTCAATGGAAATGGAAAGAAAATCAAGTATTGGAGTTAAACGAATACCATAACGTTTTTTTTCGTGTCGGTGCAAAAACGGTAGAACGAGAAGATAAAAACAGAGTGGTCATGAAACCGAAAAAATGCACACCTGACTCTTGTTTGGTGAATTCTTGGTTTGATACCTATATTCGTTATGGAAAAACTTCTGGCCCTTTTTGGAAGGATAAAGAATTTACTTCGGACTTTACTCTTTTTCGTAATGGCCGTTATGAAGTTCCCAACGAATTTACAATGCCAAACCTCCGTAGTTTTCCGAGTTTTCCGGAAACACCAGTTTCTGTTTCTGATGTTTGGAAACTCCCGGCCGAAGAATCCTTTGACTTTAATTCTGAACGCATTCGTGTCAAAGTGATTCCCGAATATACCTTCCAAGGAATTTTTCCTTGGTCGGAAGGAAATTACAAAGGGAATTGTGAAAAAATCACTTATACCTACCCCATCTTTTATTCAAAACCTGACGGGGAAAAAATGGTTCCGAACGTTCCCTACAAAATTTTCGGTTTTGCTTCGGGGACTGTTTTTTTTAATGCTACCCGCGGTGTTCCCGAGTTTAAAGAAGTAAAATTATCTTATACTTTTATTTATCCAAACGGAACTGTACAGGAAGCAAACTTTCATATCAAAGGAATATATTTTCTACGTAACCAAATCAATACAAAAGATAAAGAATCCATTCGAGAAGATATCCTTGGTGATTTAATTGTGGGATATACTGGTGATCCGAATGGGTCAAAGTTAGGTGATCGTATCAAAGATCATAACAATGATAAAGAACCGAATGGAAAAAACTTAGGAAGGATTACGGATACTGGTGAAATTCCTAGACCCGAAAAAGATTCTTCTCTCGAGAAACTTCCGGTTTCTGTTCGTACTTCCGAGGATGGAATTGTATTCTCTTTGGATTCTATTCTTTTTGATTTTAATGATAGCAAATTAAAACCTGATGCAGAAACCGCAGTCGCAAAAATTGCAGAAATTCTTAAAAAATATCCAGATAGAGAAATTAGAGTATCGGGTCATACAGACAATATCGGAAAAAAAGAATACAACAGGAAACTCTCTGAAGATAGAGCAAAGTCCGTCTTACATTCGCTAGTTGATAATCATAAAATGGATGAAAAACATATCTCCTTTAAAGGTTATGCAGACGATCTACCAATTGCCCCCAATGACAGTGAAGAAAACCGTCATAAAAACCGCAGGGTGGAAATTACTTTAGTTTTGGACTAA